In Lachnospiraceae bacterium, the DNA window TCCTTCAACTCCGGCAGCTCCAGCTTGACTACATACCCATCCAGCGCCATTTTTCTTAGATAGGCTTCACGGTTGGAGGTTCCAAACTGAGACATTTTTTGCTCAATCACAGCAAGCTCCTCCGCTGAAACTCTAAAGTTTAATTGCATATCCCGCTTACGCTTTGCCATAGTTATCGCTCCGGCTCCCGTTTCTTCGGGGCGGCAGGCTTATGGGCAGGCAGCTCCTGTTTGAGCTTATCCCGTACTGAGGGGCGGGACGGTTGCAGTTTTTCTCCCTGAGTACGGCTGCGCTGCTGTTCTACACGCACCAGATCAATAAAGCCATCCAGCACAGCAGGGTGGCTGTTTAAGGCATAACCACAACGGACAGTTTCGGGATTATCGTTGGGAATGGTCTTAGCCCATTCTTTGTTGCGTCGGGAGTAGCGCCCATCCCAGTCCTGAAGCTGGACCGTGTTAGACAGAACCATGGACACACGCTCCATGCCATAGATCTCGATCACACCATTTGCCGCATCGTGGCTGAGATACATTCCGTCGAAGTGTTCCCGCACCGCCGCTTCAATGGACTCCTTGCATTGGAGATTTGCATTGTTGGAAGCCCGGTACTGCTCCAGCTCCCCATGTTCTCTCGCATAGGCGGCAGAATGGGGATAGACCGGTGTTGTTCGCAGTTCCTCTTTGGCTCTGCACACATCATCGGCACGGTTCTCAATGCTGTCCCGGATCACATCCATGTGACCGGTCTCCAGCTTTTCAAAGTAACGGTACACATCCGCCAGCGGAGAGGGAGATTCCAAAAGTGCCTGAGCCTGGGCATCAGTCAGCTCCAGTTCCTCCATCGCCATCACAATGTCCTCACGAACCGTGTACTCATAGGTGTGGTGCAGGATTTCTTCCGGGGGCTGTCTTTTCAGCCAGTCCCGGAACTTGTCCTGTTCGGCAGCCATCTTTTCATAAAGGGCTGTATTCAGATCGTTAGTATTCATGTTATCGCACCTCCTCATGCTGTTTTGGTTTCTTGTCTGTACTGCGGGGTTGCACCGGGCGTTTTAGGTTATCCAGCACCGAAGGCCGTGTACTTTTGGCAACAACAGACTCGGTGTGTGCCTGTCCCTTTCCGTCGATGTTGAGCAGGGTATCCAGCTCCACCAGACGGGCGTTTTTGCATCTCAGTTCTTCTTCATAAAGGAATGGCTTTCCGACTTCCTCCTTTGCCGCAGCTTGCTGCTGACAGAGGTTATCCAGCTGTGCCTTTGCCGACTCCAGACGCTGGGGCATCTGAGCAAGGGCATTGTCGATACGGGTAAGATTTCCGCGAGGGTCTGTACCAAGGGTTGCCCGGTGGGTCATCTGTCCTTTCAGCAGGAGCGTATACTCCTGTTTCCAAGCGGAAAATTCCACGGACATGGCATACCCCCGGTAGTTGCCGATCTGCACCGGATCGGAGGTTTTAACCTCCTTGCAGGCATCCAAAAGGGCTGCGCCGGCGTTCTCCTTATCGGTCAGCAGATCGCCACGGATTTCCATACCAGCAAAACCGTCCTCCGGGTGCGGGTGCGCTACCAAAACCTCCAGATCGGATTCAAAGCCCTTGATAAAGCCCTTGTGCTTTTCAATCTCCTCCGGGAAGTATTTGAGCAGCTGGTCCTCCAGACGATATTGCTTGCTCTGGTGGTCGGCTTTCATCAGCTTCAGGCGGGATACCTCCACATCCAAATCCATACGCTCTTTGATACGTGGGTCTCCGGCACACAAAGCCTTGATCTCTGCAAAACTGAGGGCGGTTTCATCCACATCATCGCAGGAGCGTACCGGCGATTTAGAAGTCATGATCTGACTAATGAATTTTTGCTTATTCTCCACCGTCTGCCAGAGGTATGCGTCAAAGGTTCCTTCGGTCACATAGCGGTACACATGGACAAGAGGATTCTGGTTACCCTGGCGCTCGATACGGCCCTTGCGCTGGGCAAGGTCTCCCGGTCTCCACGGACAGTCCAGGTCATGAAGTGCCACCAGACGGTCCTGCACATTGGTGCCTGCGCCCATCTTGGCGGTGCTGCCCAAAAGGACACGAACCTGACCGGTACGGACTTTAGAGAACAGCTCCTTTTTCCGCACTTCGGTATTGGCTTCATGGATAAAAGCGATCTGGTCGGCAGGCATCCCCTGAGCAATGAGTTTCTGACGAATATCGTCATATACCGTAAAGGTCGGTTCCTGTTCCGGCAGAGGCACAGCGTCTTCCAATGCGTGAAGCAGTGGATTATCCAGCGTTTTCGCCGCCTTGCTTGCAGGAGCTTTGGCCTGTGGTGTAGAAATGTCGCAGAACACCAGCTGGGTCAGCTTGTCAGCTTTGCCGTCCCGCCAGATCTGCATGATGTTGTCCACACACTGATTGACCTTTGTGCCAGGTTCGTCCGGCAGCATCTGGTTGACGATCCTCTGGTCCAGCCCCAGCTTGCGGCCATCCGAGGTAATCTTGAGCATGTTATCCTGGGACGGGTCAACAGTTCCGCTGTGTACCAGCGATGCACGCTCCGAAAGAGCTTTGACCATTTCCTGCTGATGTTCGGTAGGCTGCGCCACGATGTTGTGGTATTCCACTTCCGGGGTAGGCAGATTCAGCTGGTCGGCAGTCTTAATGTCAGCCACTTCTTTGAACAGGTTCATCAGCTCCGGCAGGTTAAAGAACTTGCTGAATCTCGTTCTTGCCCGGTAGCCGGTGCCTTCCGGTGCCAGCTCCAATGCTGTGACGGTCTCCCCAAATCGGGAAGCCCAACAGTCGAAGTGGGTCATGTTCAGCTCTTGCAGGCGTTCATACTGAAGATAACGCTGCATGGTGTAAAGCTCGGTCATGGAGTTGCTGACCGGGGTGCCGGTGGCAAAGATCACACCACGATTTCCGGTGATCTCGTCCATATAGCGGCACTTGGCAAACATATCGGAGGATTTCTGCGCGTCCGATGTGGAAAGACCAGCCACATTTCGCATTTTTGTGTATAAAAACAGGTTCTTGTAGTTGTGGGCCTCGTCCACAAACAGCCGGTCCACACCCAGCTGCTCAAAAGTTACCACATCATCTTTTCGCCCCTCGGCTTGCAGCTTTTCCAGTCTGGCTTCCAGAGACTTTCTGGTACGCTCCAGCTGCTTGACGGTAAAACGCTCGCCGCCGCTGGCCTGCACCTCTGCGATGCCCTCGGTGATCTCGTCGATCTGCTCATAGAGAAGCCTTTCCTGACGCTCCCGGCTGATGGGGATACGCTCAAACTGGCTGTGTCCCATGATGATGGCGTCGTAGTCACCGGTCGCAATACGGGCGCAGAACTTTTTGCGGTTATGGGTCTCAAAGTCCTTTTTGGTTGTGACTAAGATGTTGGCAGAAGGATAGAGGCGCAGAAACTCTGATGCCCACTGCTCAGTCAGGTGGTTGGGAACCACAAAGAGAGATTTCTGGCACAAGCCCAGGCGTTTGGCTTCCATCGCAGCGGCCACCATCTCAAAGGTTTTGCCCGCGCCTACTTCGTGTGCCAGCAGGGTATTTCCGCCATACAGCACATGGGCGATGGCACTTTTCTGGTGTTCCCGCAGGGTAATGGCCGGGTTCATGCCGCCAAAAGTGATATGGCTGCCATCATACTCGCGGGGACGGGTAGAGTTCATTTCTTCGTTATACTGGCGCACCAAAGTCTGGCGGCGCTCCGGGTCTCTCCAGATCCAGTCCTTAAAGGCTTCCCGGATCGCCTGCTGTTTTTGGGCAGCCAGAGTGGTCTCCTTGGCGTTTAGTACGCGGCGCTCTTTTCCGTCTGCGTCCTCTATGGTGTCATAGATACGGACATCCCGCAGGTTTAAGGAATCCTCCAGAATCTTGTAGGCGTTGGCGCGGCTGGTTCCGTAGGTGGTATAAGCTGCCACATCGTTGTAGGATACAGAAGATTTCCCCTTGATCTGCCATTCAGCAGTAAAGGAGGAATAGTTGACCTCAATGCTGCGCTGGAGATAAACCGGGGTGTTGAAGGTCTCGTACATAAACTGCTGGATGTACTCCTTGTCAATCCAGGTAGCGCCCAGACGCACCTCGATCTCCGACGCATTCAGGTCTTTGGGCTGGGCGGCGGTAAGGGCTTCCACATTGACTGCATAAACCGGGTCCTGCTGTGCCGCCCGCTGCGCCTGACGCAGTTTGCGGCGTACATTGCCGGAAAGGTATTCATCAGCAGTCACAAAATGGGGTGTGCCGTCTTTCTCCAACTGTCCCGGTACACGGAAGATCACGCCTTGCAGCTCTCCGGCCAGTTCTTCTTTTGTTTTTCCGGTAAGCCGACTCATATAGCTCATATCTACGCAGGCCTTTTCCGAGATGGACACCGCCAGTGCTTCGCTTGCCGTATCCACAGTAACCACTGCCTGATGGGGCTTGATGGTCCGTTTGGTGAACATATCCGCCTTGCGCTCCAGCTTTCCGTCCTCGTCGATAACTTCCAGCGCACAGAGCAGGTAATAGGAAGAATCATCTGCATAAGCCAGCCGGTTTGCACGGTCGTTGATGAGACCGTATTTGGCAGAAAAGCTGTCATAGAGCCGGTTCAGTTCCGCCTGTTTTTGGGTAATGGTGCTGTCTGGAACCGCTGCATCCATCTGAAGGTCGATCAGTTCCTGCACACAATCACGCAGTCCCACAAGACCTTTCACGCGGGCTTCGGCGGTGGCGTTGAGATCAGGGCGCACCATGCGGCTGTTTTCCCGGTAGTACACCTGTCCGTCTACAATGGCATAGGAATAGTTCTTCACATTTTGGTCAGCAGGAATGGAGGTGTCAATGGTTTCGCCCTCGCCCAGCTCCGGCAGTTCTGCCTCCTGATAAGTGCCATGAATGTACTTCACAGCATCATGCAGCTGATCGGCAAGCTCCAGCCCCTCAATGGGATTCACGGTGTAGTCCATGCCATGGGCGGTGCTTTCCGGTTCCTGTCGGCCCAGCACCATTTCCGGGTGGTCGATAAAATACCGGTTGATGGCAAAGCCGTCCTGCGTCTGTCCGGTCTGGGTCCACTCTGGTGCAATGTCCAGCAGGCGGTCCCGCTTTTGGAGGAAGATGATGTCCGATACCACCTCGGCACCGGCATTCTTTTTGAACGCGTCATTCGGCAGACGGATCGCTCCCAGCAGCTCAGCACGCTGGGCAAGATAGCGGCGCACGGTGGAATCCTTGGCGTCCATAGTATAGCGGGAGGTTACAAAAGCTACCACTCCGCCGGGACGCACCTGGTCCAGTGCTTTGGCGAAAAAGTAGTTGTGAATACTGAAATTCAGCTTGTTGTAGGCTTTGTCATTGACCTGATACTGACCGAAAGGTACATTGCCGATGGCAAGGTCAAAGAAATCCCGCCTGTCGGTGGTCTCAAAGCCGCCTACTGTGATGTCCGCCTTGGGATAGAGCTGCTTTGCGATGCGCCCGGAAACCGGGTCCAGCTCCACGCCGTACAGACGGCTGTTTCTCATTTCCTCCGGCAGCATACCGAAGAAATTGCCCACACCCATAGATGGCTCCAAAATATTTCCGGTCTCAAATCCCATACGGCCCACCGCTTCATAGATGGCCTGAATGACCGTAGGGCTGGTGTAATGGGCGTTGAGGGTGGAGCTTCTGGCGGCGACATATTCCTCCGGGGTCAGCAGCTCTTTCAGCTGGGCATACTCGGAAGCCCATGCCGGTTTCTCCGGGTCAAAGGCATCAGAAAGACCGCCCCAGCCCACATAGCGGGATAGGACTTCCTGCTGTTCCGGGCTTGCCTGCTGTCCGGCAGCTTCCAGCTCTTTCAGCAAACGAATGGCATTGATATTTGCCTGGAACTTGGCTTTCGGACCGCCTTCACCCAAATGCTCATCGGTAATGCGGAAGTTCTGTGCATTGCGGCGCAGGTTGTCCTTGTATTCCTCATAGGAGGCTTCCTCGGCAGCTTTGGCATTGGGGAAGGTCTGCCACTGGCCGTTGACCTGAATGGAAACCGGGTGTTCATCCAGCACTTCCTCAAAGGTTTTCTCCGGCTC includes these proteins:
- a CDS encoding MobC family plasmid mobilization relaxosome protein, translating into MAKRKRDMQLNFRVSAEELAVIEQKMSQFGTSNREAYLRKMALDGYVVKLELPELKELVSLMRRSSNNLNQLTRKVHETGRVYDADLEDISQRQEQLWEGVEEILTQLSKLL
- a CDS encoding DUF3849 domain-containing protein encodes the protein MNTNDLNTALYEKMAAEQDKFRDWLKRQPPEEILHHTYEYTVREDIVMAMEELELTDAQAQALLESPSPLADVYRYFEKLETGHMDVIRDSIENRADDVCRAKEELRTTPVYPHSAAYAREHGELEQYRASNNANLQCKESIEAAVREHFDGMYLSHDAANGVIEIYGMERVSMVLSNTVQLQDWDGRYSRRNKEWAKTIPNDNPETVRCGYALNSHPAVLDGFIDLVRVEQQRSRTQGEKLQPSRPSVRDKLKQELPAHKPAAPKKREPER
- a CDS encoding SNF2-related protein; translation: MGGNTDRQRERVVAAFEKQKTTAEIAEILKTLYHGGNGLGSVSAWYAEDGIHLSHGKSVRYDRSAQVISWESAAERIGELLESGQFASNVELAEAAGYERSLLAEKLWYLYHDLSEDARKAGYLSCLSEIKGNGFPEETHRLTEQLNDPAFRQTLKEEYAAFWTAYQQDRDLLRFHYHRPREIWENLKDLDLPRRTFSSDLSQVPTVQHFITEDEIDTAMTGGSSFAGGKGRIYAFFMENHTDKEKVRFLKDEYGIGGRSHALSGATHSGEDHDGKGLHYKKQDCPDVHLNWEKVSKRITSLVQKGRYLTEQEQAQYDKIQAEKDLAEEDAIQAQQPEIEEETPKPTLREQFEQYKPVVTAAISEDVAYRNACGHSDRENAVIEGNAAVRRAVLGSKDMELIRLYSDVPEFRQRLHREVIDETYPKLHELLRPLSQEDIDTALCAWNGNIESKHAVVRYMKDHAREKDTAAWLAQEYGGSNSPFVVRAGSPEETQLPWPKVQRRLAQLIQEDRFYTEEEQDRFDNIDPIAIREALEERGIVNGQVADPEKLDNDPFIQQVMSDAEQIAAAETEQTSEVSISDEEYDAVRRPTPQRTSYDPAAPVYAVGDTVYIENDAYQITELREDTVQLLPTGMVYPIYRAERKEQFEQLIRADRRNAYYTEFLPIDPDKADQDLRDVLTHGLMDEADKKQVSTLLQSGRSNSEIAYWLSRAYSGEIETLNLETGDTADYRTTAQGMELEVLDAEEKRLAVLYFRWDEVAPLLRGMYARQLDGFGQERPEPAVESPTFHSETVAVYPGDKNNLPYDVVVERLHIEEPEPPAPVTEPEKTFEEVLDEHPVSIQVNGQWQTFPNAKAAEEASYEEYKDNLRRNAQNFRITDEHLGEGGPKAKFQANINAIRLLKELEAAGQQASPEQQEVLSRYVGWGGLSDAFDPEKPAWASEYAQLKELLTPEEYVAARSSTLNAHYTSPTVIQAIYEAVGRMGFETGNILEPSMGVGNFFGMLPEEMRNSRLYGVELDPVSGRIAKQLYPKADITVGGFETTDRRDFFDLAIGNVPFGQYQVNDKAYNKLNFSIHNYFFAKALDQVRPGGVVAFVTSRYTMDAKDSTVRRYLAQRAELLGAIRLPNDAFKKNAGAEVVSDIIFLQKRDRLLDIAPEWTQTGQTQDGFAINRYFIDHPEMVLGRQEPESTAHGMDYTVNPIEGLELADQLHDAVKYIHGTYQEAELPELGEGETIDTSIPADQNVKNYSYAIVDGQVYYRENSRMVRPDLNATAEARVKGLVGLRDCVQELIDLQMDAAVPDSTITQKQAELNRLYDSFSAKYGLINDRANRLAYADDSSYYLLCALEVIDEDGKLERKADMFTKRTIKPHQAVVTVDTASEALAVSISEKACVDMSYMSRLTGKTKEELAGELQGVIFRVPGQLEKDGTPHFVTADEYLSGNVRRKLRQAQRAAQQDPVYAVNVEALTAAQPKDLNASEIEVRLGATWIDKEYIQQFMYETFNTPVYLQRSIEVNYSSFTAEWQIKGKSSVSYNDVAAYTTYGTSRANAYKILEDSLNLRDVRIYDTIEDADGKERRVLNAKETTLAAQKQQAIREAFKDWIWRDPERRQTLVRQYNEEMNSTRPREYDGSHITFGGMNPAITLREHQKSAIAHVLYGGNTLLAHEVGAGKTFEMVAAAMEAKRLGLCQKSLFVVPNHLTEQWASEFLRLYPSANILVTTKKDFETHNRKKFCARIATGDYDAIIMGHSQFERIPISRERQERLLYEQIDEITEGIAEVQASGGERFTVKQLERTRKSLEARLEKLQAEGRKDDVVTFEQLGVDRLFVDEAHNYKNLFLYTKMRNVAGLSTSDAQKSSDMFAKCRYMDEITGNRGVIFATGTPVSNSMTELYTMQRYLQYERLQELNMTHFDCWASRFGETVTALELAPEGTGYRARTRFSKFFNLPELMNLFKEVADIKTADQLNLPTPEVEYHNIVAQPTEHQQEMVKALSERASLVHSGTVDPSQDNMLKITSDGRKLGLDQRIVNQMLPDEPGTKVNQCVDNIMQIWRDGKADKLTQLVFCDISTPQAKAPASKAAKTLDNPLLHALEDAVPLPEQEPTFTVYDDIRQKLIAQGMPADQIAFIHEANTEVRKKELFSKVRTGQVRVLLGSTAKMGAGTNVQDRLVALHDLDCPWRPGDLAQRKGRIERQGNQNPLVHVYRYVTEGTFDAYLWQTVENKQKFISQIMTSKSPVRSCDDVDETALSFAEIKALCAGDPRIKERMDLDVEVSRLKLMKADHQSKQYRLEDQLLKYFPEEIEKHKGFIKGFESDLEVLVAHPHPEDGFAGMEIRGDLLTDKENAGAALLDACKEVKTSDPVQIGNYRGYAMSVEFSAWKQEYTLLLKGQMTHRATLGTDPRGNLTRIDNALAQMPQRLESAKAQLDNLCQQQAAAKEEVGKPFLYEEELRCKNARLVELDTLLNIDGKGQAHTESVVAKSTRPSVLDNLKRPVQPRSTDKKPKQHEEVR